One Aegilops tauschii subsp. strangulata cultivar AL8/78 chromosome 7, Aet v6.0, whole genome shotgun sequence genomic window carries:
- the LOC109752365 gene encoding disease resistance protein Pik-2-like produces MPSRCGSPALAYHAQENNHPLRRERDMADLVVGLAKSVVEGALTKAQAAIEEEAKLRQSTQRNLVFITDEFEMMHSFLKVADEERLENKVVITWVRQIRELAYDVEDCIELVIHLDKKSRWWWHMVPSWCMALPLPLDEAASEIEQLKARVEDVSTRNTRYSLISDTGSKPIILQQERAAFGAAIIAATTADMLAEARGATKRQQGFSDLTWLITKKKHDHNNGLQVISVWGAAGDHGITSIIRKTYNHTEICQDFPFRSWVKIIHPFSPHQFMRNMMAQFHVTSCMEHRAIIGRDVFEKMGATQEDLLTEFERIFKKKRYLIVLEGLSHMVDWDAIRAFLPDTINGSRIIVLTQQSEIATLCIGHSYQVVELRKFSEEHSVCALYKASQGDGDKDKNPVDADAGKDQGIEPMASMENKVREEKIMSLKEEAKEWREENDGLVGRESQMTDLVKCLSEARVHSLPVMSVWGIAQVGKSALVKKLFYDTVLPLQGGKSKYEDYYWVDVSHPFNMRDLYMTLLSDFHSEKEPTEECHRLLKKDWCLIVIDDLLSTKDWDMIQSALVSKHLKSVVIVITTDPIIAEYCTNKEELVFNVKALEATDAFDLFKKQVLKKVLPYPLNEHEKGVKELISKCGGLPKVISAIAALLATKTSKRIEIINSLNDRFMHRLKTDLEYDNLQDLFGWLNSYFRTCPDALKPCIFYLSIFPQDKTIRRRRLVRRWIAEGYSRDSDNESAEENGEKHFAKLLELSIIQQISLESLSSSTSVNSYTFSVDKVRMVMCQVNGFIREYVVSRRMEENLVFELGGKCALTTQRNGRHLVILDTWRRDKIVFASMDFSRLRSLTVFGGWESFFISESMKMLRVLDLENAKALNDGDLAKILDWLRRLKFLSLRGHTEINHLPGSLHHLRQLQTLDVRGTSITTLPKKITKLQKLQYIRAGTLTINIEPPVSSSRCSRPTISVEVPAKIGELTALHTLGVVNITASGTKKTVKELQKLTQLRKLGVSGINGKNNSNFFSAIKDHAHLESLSISLNKDNKKGRCLDDMIFLPCTNLRSLKLYGLEDMLPKWTDEQLEKFENLTKLELEMASLPEDVIRLVDKLPELRILRVKLRQAGELNFCVMVNEFEADSYKKIKILEISCSESLPVSVTFGSSTMKNLELLKVECYGGLPPYEFSGLGDLEELREIVLVNGSNAQALKQQLDDQLVKDQPKEKKPVVKLLVLKGHQS; encoded by the exons ATGCCCAGTCGATGTGGAAGTCCAGCACTAGCATATCACGCACAAGAAAACAACCACCCATTGAGGAGAGAAAGAGACATGGCGGACCTGGTTGTTGGGTTGGCCAAGTCAGTGGTGGAGGGGGCATTGACCAAGGCCCAGGCAGCCATCGAAGAAGAGGCCAAGCTTCGGCAGAGCACACAGCGCAACCTAGTGTTCATCACCGACGAGTTTGAAATGATGCACTCATTCCTCAAGGTAGCGGACGAGGAGCGCCTAGAGAACAAGGTGGTGATAACATGGGTGAGGCAGATCCGCGAGCTGGCCTACGACGTGGAAGACTGCATCGAGCTCGTCATCCACCTTGATAAAAAGAGCAGGTGGTGGTGGCACATGGTGCCGTCCTGGTGCATGGCGCTGCCACTGCCGCTTGACGAGGCGGCAAGCGAGATCGAGCAGCTCAAGGCGAGGGTGGAGGACGTGAGCACCAGGAACACGCGCTACAGCCTCATCAGCGACACGGGCTCCAAGCCCATCATCCTCCAGCAGGAGCGGGCGGCGTTTGGCGCCGCCATTATCGCTGCGACCACGGCCGATATGCTGGCGGAGGCAAGGGGCGCCACCAAGAGGCAGCAAGGATTCAGCGACCTCACCTGGCTGATCACCAAGAAGAAGCACGACCACAACAATGGCCTTCAAGTGATCTCGGTTTGGGGTGCGGCCGGTGACCATGGTATCACATCCATCATCAGGAAGACCTACAACCACACAGAGATATGCCAAGACTTCCCCTTCCGCTCCTGGGTGAAAATCATTCATCCTTTCAGTCCCCACCAATTCATGCGCAACATGATGGCTCAGTTCCATGTAACCTCTTGCATGGAACACAGAGCTATCATTGGCAGGGATGTGTTTGAGAAGATGGGGGCCACTCAAGAAGATCTCTTAACTGAGTTCGAGCGGATATTCAAGAAGAAGAGGTACCTCATCGTCTTGGAAGGCCTGTCACACATGGTAGATTGGGATGCTATCAGGGCATTTCTTCCTGACACCATAAATGGCAGCCGGATCATCGTGCTAACGCAGCAATCCGAAATAGCAACCTTGTGCATCGGACACTCATACCAGGTGGTGGAGCTCCGAAAGTTCTCGGAAGAGCACTCTGTTTGTGCACTCTACAAG GCTTCTCAAGGTGATGGAGATAAAGACAAGAACCCAGTG GATGCTGATGCTGGTAAAGATCAAGGCATAGAACCAATGGCTTCTATGGAGAACAAAGTTAGAGAGGAAAAAATCATGTCACTTAAAGAGGAAGCAAAGGAGTGGCGGGAGGAGAACGATGGCCTTGTAGGACGTGAGTCACAAATGACTGACCTTGTTAAATGTCTATCTGAGGCACGTGTCCACTCTCTCCCAGTAATGTCCGTATGGGGGATAGCTCAAGTTGGGAAATCAGCACTTGTCAAAAAATTGTTCTATGACACAGTGCTTCCGCTTCAGGGTGGCAAATCCAAATATGAGGATTATTATTGGGTGGATGTATCCCATCCATTTAATATGAGAGACTTGTATATGACCCTACTTTCTGATTTTCATTCGGAGAAAGAACCAACTGAAGAATGTCACCGTCTTCTGAAGAAAGATTGGTGCCTCATTGTTATCGATGATCTCCTGTCCACAAAGGATTGGGATATGATACAATCTGCCTTGGTATCCAAACATTTAAAGAGCGTTGTCATTGTCATCACAACTGATCCAATCATTGCTGAATATTGCACAAATAAAGAAGAGCTCGTGTTTAATGTCAAGGCTCTAGAAGCTACCGACGCCTTTGATCTCTTCAAAAAGCAG GTACTTAAGAAGGTTTTACCATACCCTTTAAATGAGCATGAGAAGGGTGTAAAAGAACTTATTTCAAAGTGTGGGGGTCTTCCCAAAGTAATATCTGCTATAGCTGCGTTACTGGCCACGAAGACTAGCAAAAGGATAGAAATTATTAATTCTTTGAATGACAGATTTATGCACCGTCTGAAGACTGATCTGGAGTATGACAATCTACAAGATCTATTTGGCTGGCTGAATTCTTACTTCCGTACTTGTCCCGATGCCCTCAAGCCATGTATCTTCTACCTCTCGATTTTTCCTCAAGATAAAACCATCCGGCGGAGGCGACTGGTAAGGCGATGGATCGCGGAGGGCTACTCCAGGGACAGCGACAATGAATCTGCAGAGGAGAATGGGGAGAAACACTTCGCTAAGCTGCTTGAACTGAGCATAATTCAGCAGATATCATTGGAGTCGTTGTCGTCGTCAACATCAGTCAACAGCTATACATTCAGTGTGGACAAAGTTAGGATGGTTATGTGCCAGGTGAATGGTTTCATTCGGGAGTACGTCGTGTCACGGCGCATGGAAGAGAATCTTGTGTTTGAACTGGGTGGCAAGTGTGCACTAACCACCCAACGCAATGGGCGTCACCTTGTCATATTGGATACATGGAGAAGAGATAAAATTGTGTTTGCCAGCATGGACTTCTCTCGGCTACGGTCACTAACGGTGTTTGGAGGGTGGGAGTCATTCTTTATCTCTGAAAGTATGAAGATGCTTCGGGTGCTTGATCTAGAGAATGCAAAGGCTTTAAATGATGGTGATCTTGCCAAGATATTGGACTGGTTGCGTCGCCTCAAGTTCCTCTCATTGCGAGGGCACACTGAGATCAACCATCTGCCAGGTTCATTACATCATCTGAGGCAGCTCCAGACACTCGATGTGAGGGGCACCTCAATAACTACCCTTCCAAAGAAGATCACCAAGTTACAGAAACTGCAGTACATTCGTGCCGGCACCCTCACCATCAACATTGAACCACCAGTTTCATCCAGCAGATGCAGTAGGCCTACAATCAGTGTTGAGGTGCCTGCAAAGATTGGGGAACTGACTGCGTTGCACACACTTGGTGTTGTCAACATCACTGCTTCAGGCACAAAGAAAACAGTGAAAGAGCTCCAGAAGCTCACCCAGTTGCGCAAGCTCGGGGTGTCCGGCATCAATGGGAAGAACAACAGCAATTTTTTCTCTGCAATCAAAGATCATGCCCATCTGGAATCCTTGTCAATTTCGCTCAACAAGGATAACAAGAAAGGTCGTTGCTTGGATGACATGATCTTCCTGCCTTGTACAAACCTTCGGAGCCTTAAGCTATATGGGCTTGAAGATATGTTGCCAAAATGGACGGACGAGCAGCTTGAAAAGTTTGAAAATCTCACAAAGCTGGAGCTGGAGATGGCCTCTTTACCAGAAGATGTCATAAGGCTCGTTGACAAGCTTCCAGAACTACGTATTCTTCGTGTCAAGCTGCGTCAAGCCGGTGAGCTCAATTTCTGTGTCATGGTGAATGAATTCGAGGCCGACTCCTACAAAAAGATCAAGATTCTTGAGATTTCCTGCTCTGAAAGTTTACCTGTGAGTGTGACTTTTGGATCATCAACAATGAAGAACCTTGAGCTGCTCAAGGTTGAGTGCTACGGTGGGTTACCGCCTTATGAGTTCAGTGGCCTGGGAGACCTAGAAGAACTCAGGGAAATCGTGCTAGTTAATGGCTCCAACGCCCAAGCACTGAAGCAACAACTCGATGACCAGCTTGTCAAGGACCAGCCGAAAGAAAAGAAGCCTGTCGTGAAGCTGCTCGTCCTGAAGGGTCATCAATCATAG